In Campylobacter sp. VBCF_01 NA2, one DNA window encodes the following:
- the folD gene encoding bifunctional methylenetetrahydrofolate dehydrogenase/methenyltetrahydrofolate cyclohydrolase FolD: MTLIDGKAISAKVKEEVKIAAAGLSAKGVTPGLAVILVGEDKASATYVASKEKACVACGINSYPYHLSAQTTETALLELIDELNADENVDGILVQLPLPKHIDTNKILEKIDPSKDVDGFHAVNVGRLVSGLEAFVPCTPLGIMRLLAEYGIETNGANAVVIGRSNIVGKPMANLLLNANSTVTITHSRTKNLAEICSQADILVAAIGKPNFVNPDMVKDGAVVIDVGINRLENGKLTGDVDFDAVAPKCSFITPVPGGVGPMTIAMLLQNTITSARNRLKRSK, from the coding sequence ATGACTTTAATCGACGGAAAAGCGATAAGCGCAAAGGTCAAAGAAGAGGTAAAAATCGCAGCCGCAGGGCTTAGTGCGAAGGGCGTAACTCCGGGGCTTGCGGTGATTTTGGTGGGCGAGGACAAGGCTAGTGCTACTTATGTGGCTAGCAAAGAAAAGGCGTGCGTAGCATGCGGGATAAATTCTTACCCATATCATCTAAGCGCGCAAACTACCGAAACTGCGCTATTAGAGCTAATTGATGAGCTTAATGCTGATGAAAATGTCGATGGCATACTTGTCCAACTTCCGCTTCCAAAACACATTGATACAAATAAAATTTTAGAAAAAATCGATCCTAGCAAAGATGTCGATGGATTTCACGCTGTAAATGTCGGCAGGCTAGTTAGCGGATTAGAGGCTTTTGTGCCATGCACGCCACTTGGCATTATGCGACTTTTGGCTGAATACGGCATAGAAACAAACGGCGCAAACGCTGTGGTAATTGGCAGAAGCAATATAGTCGGCAAACCTATGGCAAATTTGCTTTTAAACGCGAATTCTACCGTTACTATCACACACTCTCGCACCAAAAATTTAGCCGAAATTTGCTCGCAGGCTGATATCTTAGTCGCAGCGATTGGAAAGCCAAATTTCGTAAACCCTGACATGGTAAAAGATGGCGCGGTGGTCATTGATGTAGGCATAAACCGCCTAGAAAACGGCAAACTAACCGGCGATGTGGATTTCGACGCAGTCGCGCCTAAATGCTCATTTATCACGCCAGTTCCTGGTGGCGTAGGTCCTATGACAATCGCAATGCTACTTCAAAACACAATCACATCGGCGCGCAACCGCCTAAAAAGAAGCAAATAA
- a CDS encoding ABC transporter permease yields the protein MIKYLLFKYLRFDKSQPFITLSAILAFLGVSIGLMVLIIAMAIMNGFDKEFQRKLFTMNYPITIHSQFRGGITNDDVEILKGDFPNLKFSPYISSQVIAKNGDRLEGGIIFGVNLADEIQINSVVAQGAKDANLSEFGIMVGKGIKDEFMLDMGDKITMIFTKNDPGGFALIPKMKRFEVRASFDSGLIAYDKAYSYASVGDLAKILGYDEGRYDGVHVFSDDPFKDLEIIKENLPPSARAVGWWQQNGNFFSALALEKRALFLVLLLIILVASLNIVSSLLMTVMNRRQEIALLLSLGASKKEVKKTFFSLGATIGGSGIIFGLILGLFGVWLLGNFDIIDLPADVYGSSKLPMELSFSDLISTVVGAVIIVALSSWYPAKKATEVDVLQTLRNE from the coding sequence TTGATAAAATATCTACTTTTTAAATATTTGCGTTTCGACAAATCTCAGCCATTTATAACGCTTTCTGCGATTTTGGCGTTTTTGGGCGTGAGTATCGGACTAATGGTGCTAATCATCGCAATGGCGATAATGAACGGTTTCGATAAAGAATTTCAACGCAAACTCTTTACGATGAACTATCCTATTACGATACACAGCCAGTTTCGCGGTGGTATCACAAACGATGATGTCGAAATTTTAAAGGGTGATTTCCCAAATTTAAAATTTAGCCCATATATCAGCTCGCAAGTCATCGCCAAAAACGGCGATAGATTAGAGGGTGGAATAATCTTTGGCGTAAATTTGGCTGATGAAATTCAAATAAACTCAGTCGTCGCACAGGGGGCGAAAGACGCGAATTTGAGCGAATTTGGCATTATGGTCGGTAAGGGCATAAAGGACGAATTTATGCTGGATATGGGCGATAAAATCACAATGATTTTTACCAAAAACGACCCAGGTGGATTTGCGCTGATTCCAAAAATGAAGCGATTTGAGGTGCGCGCTAGCTTTGATTCTGGTTTGATTGCTTATGATAAGGCGTATTCTTACGCTAGCGTGGGCGATTTGGCGAAAATTTTGGGCTATGACGAGGGGCGATATGACGGGGTGCATGTTTTCTCAGACGATCCATTTAAGGACTTAGAAATCATTAAAGAAAATCTCCCGCCGAGCGCGCGCGCTGTTGGCTGGTGGCAACAAAACGGCAACTTTTTCTCAGCCCTTGCGCTTGAAAAACGGGCGCTTTTTTTGGTGCTTTTGCTAATAATCTTAGTTGCTAGCTTAAATATCGTTAGTTCGCTTTTGATGACAGTGATGAATCGTCGCCAAGAAATCGCGCTTTTGCTTAGCCTTGGGGCGAGCAAAAAAGAGGTGAAAAAGACATTTTTCTCGCTTGGGGCGACGATTGGCGGAAGCGGAATAATCTTTGGCCTTATTTTGGGGCTTTTTGGGGTTTGGTTGCTTGGAAACTTCGATATCATCGACCTGCCAGCTGATGTTTATGGAAGCAGCAAACTGCCTATGGAGCTATCATTTAGCGATTTGATTTCTACCGTGGTAGGAGCTGTGATAATAGTAGCGCTCTCATCGTGGTATCCAGCCAAAAAGGCCACCGAAGTCGATGTTTTGCAAACTTTGCGTAATGAATAA
- a CDS encoding transporter substrate-binding domain-containing protein yields the protein MTFSGANTLEQIKASNTLRIGVGEHDAPMSSISKSGKFQGFEIELAKELAKAILGDGGKVEFVAVKDAERMDAVTQNRVDLLIHNYSRTPEREKSMDFSMPYLSTMDAVVTKKDLGVQRIGDLRGRRVLVVPGTSAETALNKEPQIQQVPCSTSKECLDKLRAGEADGYARKITAIATIPFVDDRFELAIKRIGAIAFNCVGTQKGNRDLMEIVDSKILSLSQEGFFADMYEQTFELFYRGELEEKMFVLDDIYEALL from the coding sequence GTGACTTTTTCTGGTGCTAACACACTAGAACAAATCAAAGCGAGCAATACGCTAAGAATTGGTGTAGGTGAGCACGATGCTCCAATGAGTTCTATTTCAAAAAGTGGCAAATTCCAAGGTTTTGAAATTGAGTTAGCAAAAGAACTAGCAAAAGCCATTTTAGGTGACGGCGGTAAGGTAGAATTTGTCGCTGTTAAAGATGCTGAGCGTATGGACGCAGTAACTCAAAACAGAGTTGATTTGCTAATCCACAATTATTCAAGAACACCTGAGCGCGAGAAATCAATGGACTTTTCTATGCCTTATCTTTCAACAATGGATGCTGTTGTTACTAAAAAAGATTTAGGTGTCCAAAGAATCGGCGATTTAAGAGGTAGAAGAGTTCTAGTTGTCCCAGGCACATCAGCTGAAACTGCTCTTAATAAAGAACCACAAATCCAACAAGTCCCTTGCTCTACATCAAAAGAGTGCTTGGATAAGCTAAGAGCTGGCGAAGCTGACGGCTATGCTAGAAAAATCACAGCAATCGCTACTATTCCTTTTGTTGATGATAGATTTGAGCTTGCTATCAAACGCATAGGAGCTATCGCTTTCAACTGCGTAGGCACTCAAAAAGGCAACCGCGATCTAATGGAAATCGTAGATAGCAAAATCCTATCTCTATCACAAGAAGGCTTCTTTGCAGATATGTATGAGCAAACTTTCGAGCTATTCTATCGTGGTGAGCTAGAAGAGAAAATGTTCGTTCTAGATGATATTTATGAAGCATTACTATAA
- the lepB gene encoding signal peptidase I, which produces MKSLDSLYRFSSSWVGTICIVLFIILFVAQAFVIPSGSMRVTLLEGDFLFVKKFSYGIPTPHIPFIEVPVAPDNDGDGHLIQGKRPQRGDIVVFRYPKDEKIHYVKRNFAVGGDEVIFDLDNFYLRPNEGDEFIEQNYDKSDIVILNGQKYVKEPYKFKGINYNPHFRNAMRASMLGNLERKSLAMRPIMVAESEKVYEYDSVKFNAFYIKVPQDEFFMIGDNRNNSGDSRYWGTVPYRLIVGKPWFTYFSIDPDKKIRWERIGRFIDTLQSDESLIYEQK; this is translated from the coding sequence ATGAAATCTTTGGATTCGCTTTATCGCTTTTCATCTAGCTGGGTTGGCACGATTTGCATTGTGCTTTTTATCATACTTTTTGTGGCGCAAGCTTTTGTGATTCCAAGCGGATCGATGAGAGTTACGCTTTTGGAGGGCGATTTTTTGTTTGTGAAAAAATTTAGCTACGGAATACCAACTCCTCATATCCCATTTATCGAGGTTCCAGTAGCCCCAGATAACGACGGAGACGGACATTTAATCCAAGGCAAACGCCCACAGCGTGGTGATATCGTAGTATTTCGCTATCCAAAAGATGAGAAAATTCACTATGTCAAGCGAAATTTCGCCGTTGGTGGAGATGAAGTGATTTTTGATTTAGATAATTTCTACCTCAGACCAAACGAGGGCGATGAATTTATAGAGCAAAACTACGATAAAAGCGATATTGTCATCTTAAACGGACAAAAATATGTCAAAGAGCCGTATAAATTCAAAGGCATAAACTACAATCCGCATTTTAGAAACGCTATGCGGGCAAGCATGCTTGGAAATTTAGAGCGCAAAAGCCTAGCAATGCGCCCTATAATGGTGGCTGAGAGCGAGAAGGTCTATGAATATGACAGTGTGAAATTTAACGCATTTTATATCAAAGTTCCGCAAGATGAGTTTTTTATGATTGGCGATAACCGCAACAACTCAGGTGATAGCAGGTATTGGGGCACCGTGCCGTATCGCCTAATCGTAGGCAAGCCGTGGTTTACTTATTTTAGTATCGACCCGGATAAAAAAATCCGCTGGGAGAGAATAGGGCGTTTCATCGACACGCTTCAAAGCGATGAGAGCTTGATTTATGAGCAAAAATAA
- the ychF gene encoding redox-regulated ATPase YchF → MGLSVGIVGLPNVGKSTTFNALTKAQNAQAQNYPFCTIEPNKAIVPVPDKRLEELAKIVNPERIMHSTIEFVDIAGLVKGASKGEGLGNKFLSNIREAEIILHIVRCFEDGNITHVEGSIDPIRDIEIIETELVLADIEQLGRKIERLNKEAKANAKGAKEALALANELLEHLNLGKPASNFADKDSEVFASLNKELRLLSAKEVIYGANVDEDGIAQDNEYVKAVKEYANARNAEVIKLCAKIEEELIGLGDDEAHEMLQSLGAEESGLDNIIRRSFAKLNLISYFTAGVMEVRAWTITKGWKAPKAASVIHNDFERGFIRAEVISYDDFVAHGGESRAKEAGKMRLEGKDYVVNDGDVMHFRFNV, encoded by the coding sequence ATGGGGCTTTCTGTTGGAATCGTAGGTTTGCCAAATGTGGGCAAATCTACCACTTTTAATGCGCTAACAAAGGCGCAAAATGCCCAAGCGCAAAACTATCCATTTTGCACAATCGAGCCAAACAAGGCTATCGTGCCGGTGCCTGATAAACGCTTGGAAGAATTAGCTAAGATTGTTAATCCTGAGCGCATTATGCACTCGACAATCGAATTTGTCGATATCGCTGGACTTGTAAAGGGTGCTAGCAAGGGCGAGGGTTTGGGAAATAAATTTCTCTCAAATATCCGTGAAGCCGAAATTATTTTGCATATCGTGCGTTGCTTCGAAGACGGCAATATCACGCATGTCGAGGGCAGTATCGATCCAATCCGCGATATCGAAATCATCGAAACCGAGCTTGTTTTAGCCGATATCGAGCAGCTAGGCAGAAAAATCGAGCGGCTAAACAAAGAGGCCAAAGCAAACGCCAAAGGCGCCAAAGAGGCCTTGGCACTCGCAAATGAGCTTTTAGAACACTTAAATTTAGGCAAACCTGCTTCAAATTTCGCAGATAAAGACAGCGAAGTGTTTGCGAGCTTAAACAAAGAGTTGCGCCTGCTTTCTGCAAAAGAGGTGATTTATGGCGCAAATGTCGATGAGGACGGCATAGCGCAGGATAATGAGTATGTAAAAGCTGTAAAAGAGTATGCAAATGCGCGAAATGCCGAAGTTATCAAGCTTTGCGCTAAAATCGAAGAGGAGCTAATCGGTCTAGGTGATGATGAAGCGCACGAAATGCTTCAAAGCCTAGGCGCAGAAGAAAGCGGACTAGATAATATCATCAGAAGATCTTTTGCGAAGCTAAATTTGATAAGCTATTTTACCGCTGGGGTTATGGAAGTGCGCGCATGGACGATAACCAAAGGCTGGAAAGCGCCAAAGGCGGCTAGCGTGATACATAATGATTTCGAGCGTGGCTTTATCCGTGCAGAGGTCATTAGCTACGATGATTTCGTGGCGCATGGAGGCGAAAGTAGGGCAAAAGAGGCAGGAAAAATGCGCCTAGAAGGCAAGGATTATGTAGTAAATGATGGCGATGTAATGCATTTTAGGTTTAATGTGTAA
- the secA gene encoding preprotein translocase subunit SecA, producing the protein MFKRVVRGIFGTKNNRVVKQYAKRAKEINALEKKYEALDDEALKAEFNALKEQIQKGETTTDKILYDVFAIVREASKRVLNMRHFDVQLIGGMVLNDGAIAEMKTGEGKTLVATLPVVLNAMSGKGVHVVTVNDYLAKRDAEQMGVLYNFLGLSVGVVVGGEYNDTKRKEAYACDITYGTNNEFGFDYLRDNMKFSSEDKVQRGHHFVIVDEVDSILIDEARTPLIISGPTNRTLDGYVKANEVAKQMVQGQAPDDPKEKPTGDFILDEKNKSVLITEAGIAKAEKLFGVDNLYKLENAVLSHYLDQALKANYIFKKDVNYVVRDGQIIIVDEFTGRLSEGRRFSEGLHQALEAKEGVQIQEESQTLADITFQNYFRMYEKLAGMTGTAQTEATEFSQIYKLEVVSIPTNIPVQRLDQNDLIYKTEREKFNAVIEEVKRLNKKGQPVLVGTASIEKSELLHELLVKEKIAHSVLNAKNHEKEAQIIAEAGAKGAVTIATNMAGRGVDIRINDEVRELGGLYILGTERHESRRIDNQLRGRSGRQGDPGESRFYLSLEDNLLRIFGSDKIKNIMERLGLQDGEHIESKMVSRAVENAQKKVESLHFEARKHILEYDDVANEQRKTIYKYRNELLDKEFDLKDKILQNREEYIASVLDDLEIFDGDEKEKFDYEAIINRILNDTGETLDEANLKNANDYGELKSVIVEQLQSSYEEKMSQIDQAQRKEIEKMLYLQIVDRDWREHLYQMDTLKTGIGLRGYNHKDPLTEYKKESYNLFMELVLRLKSDSIRTLQLIRFKTQEEIDAEREAMQEQMRSEAQDEINEANTNEDEISNSSENLNSSENQTAENSEFSLGAKKPKRNDPCPCGSGKKYKDCHGKGGPKKGGFAR; encoded by the coding sequence ATGTTTAAAAGAGTAGTTAGAGGGATTTTTGGCACGAAAAACAATCGTGTGGTCAAACAATACGCAAAACGCGCAAAAGAGATAAACGCGCTAGAAAAAAAATACGAAGCACTCGATGACGAGGCGTTAAAGGCTGAATTTAACGCGCTTAAAGAGCAAATTCAAAAGGGCGAAACGACAACTGATAAAATTTTATATGATGTTTTTGCTATCGTTAGAGAGGCTTCAAAAAGGGTGCTAAATATGCGCCATTTCGATGTCCAGCTAATCGGCGGTATGGTTTTAAACGACGGCGCGATAGCTGAGATGAAAACAGGCGAGGGAAAGACGCTGGTCGCAACTTTGCCTGTGGTTTTAAACGCTATGAGTGGCAAGGGCGTGCATGTCGTGACGGTCAATGACTACCTAGCCAAACGCGACGCCGAGCAAATGGGCGTTTTGTATAATTTCTTAGGACTTAGCGTTGGTGTAGTAGTCGGTGGCGAGTATAACGATACTAAGCGCAAAGAGGCTTACGCTTGCGACATAACTTACGGCACAAACAACGAATTTGGCTTTGATTATTTGCGTGATAATATGAAATTTAGCAGCGAAGACAAAGTGCAAAGAGGTCATCATTTCGTAATCGTCGATGAAGTCGATAGTATTTTAATCGACGAGGCTAGAACTCCACTAATCATTTCAGGCCCTACAAACCGCACACTTGATGGCTATGTCAAAGCAAATGAAGTAGCCAAACAAATGGTGCAAGGCCAGGCGCCAGATGATCCAAAAGAGAAGCCAACCGGCGATTTTATCTTAGATGAAAAAAATAAAAGCGTGCTAATTACCGAAGCAGGTATCGCAAAGGCTGAAAAACTTTTTGGCGTAGATAACCTATACAAGCTTGAAAACGCCGTTTTGAGCCACTATTTAGACCAAGCATTAAAAGCAAATTATATATTTAAAAAAGATGTCAATTATGTCGTGCGTGACGGACAGATAATCATCGTAGATGAATTTACAGGCAGACTAAGCGAGGGGCGTCGTTTTAGCGAGGGCTTGCACCAAGCCCTAGAAGCCAAAGAGGGTGTGCAAATCCAAGAAGAGAGCCAAACCCTAGCTGATATTACATTTCAAAACTATTTTAGAATGTATGAAAAACTAGCAGGCATGACTGGTACAGCCCAAACTGAGGCGACTGAGTTTTCTCAAATTTATAAATTAGAGGTCGTTTCAATCCCTACAAATATCCCAGTGCAAAGACTAGATCAAAATGATTTGATTTACAAAACAGAGCGCGAGAAATTTAACGCCGTAATCGAGGAAGTAAAAAGGCTAAACAAAAAAGGTCAGCCAGTCTTAGTCGGCACCGCATCGATCGAAAAATCAGAGTTACTTCACGAACTTTTGGTTAAAGAAAAAATCGCTCACTCTGTGCTAAATGCCAAAAACCACGAAAAAGAGGCACAAATCATCGCCGAAGCCGGTGCAAAGGGCGCTGTAACAATCGCCACAAATATGGCGGGTCGTGGTGTAGATATCCGCATAAATGATGAAGTCAGGGAGCTTGGTGGGCTTTATATCCTAGGCACAGAACGCCACGAAAGCCGCCGTATCGACAACCAGCTCCGCGGTCGCTCAGGCCGTCAGGGAGATCCGGGCGAGAGTAGATTTTATCTGAGTTTAGAGGATAATTTGCTTCGAATTTTTGGTAGCGATAAGATTAAAAATATTATGGAGCGTTTGGGTTTGCAAGACGGCGAACATATCGAGTCGAAAATGGTCTCTCGTGCCGTAGAAAATGCGCAAAAAAAGGTCGAGAGCCTGCATTTCGAGGCCAGAAAACATATCCTAGAATACGACGATGTCGCAAACGAGCAGAGAAAGACGATTTACAAATACCGAAACGAGCTTTTGGATAAAGAATTTGATCTAAAAGACAAAATTTTGCAAAACCGCGAAGAGTATATCGCAAGCGTGCTAGATGATTTGGAGATTTTCGACGGAGATGAGAAGGAAAAATTCGATTATGAGGCGATAATAAACCGCATTTTAAATGATACTGGCGAAACGCTAGATGAAGCAAATTTGAAAAACGCTAATGATTACGGCGAGCTAAAAAGCGTGATTGTAGAGCAACTTCAAAGCTCTTACGAGGAAAAAATGAGCCAAATCGATCAGGCTCAGCGCAAAGAGATTGAAAAAATGCTTTATCTGCAAATCGTTGATCGCGACTGGCGTGAGCATTTATACCAAATGGATACCCTAAAAACAGGCATTGGACTAAGGGGATACAATCACAAAGACCCGCTAACCGAGTATAAAAAAGAAAGCTACAATCTCTTTATGGAGCTTGTTTTGCGCCTAAAAAGCGATAGTATCCGCACCTTGCAACTAATTCGCTTCAAAACCCAAGAAGAAATCGACGCTGAAAGAGAGGCTATGCAAGAGCAAATGCGTAGCGAAGCGCAGGACGAAATAAACGAAGCCAATACAAACGAGGACGAAATTTCAAATTCAAGCGAAAATTTAAATTCGAGTGAAAATCAAACCGCAGAAAATAGCGAATTTTCGCTAGGCGCGAAAAAACCTAAACGAAACGACCCATGTCCATGCGGAAGCGGTAAAAAATACAAAGATTGCCACGGTAAAGGTGGCCCTAAAAAAGGCGGTTTTGCAAGGTAA
- a CDS encoding leucyl aminopeptidase has protein sequence MKVTLLNQNFDAINADFELIFIVGGDTAHRFVKDGDKFDFFDYKGEGNLLLSEQKRLYIGIKALEYDRVRVGVAQAYNTLKNLKISNFKIAFYDCGCTKKSAMAMAEGAVLGAYEFNKYKSEKKSYTLNEIFIASDTYTGSTLEADKAGRGVKFGTIMADAANFAKNGVNEIPEIYTPHKMADEAEILASNYDDVSVAVYDERFLEEEKMNAFLAVNRASAHRPRLIHLTYKPEKCLQKVVFVGKGLTYDSGGLSLKPSDYMLTMKADKSGALAAMAIIKGAAELDLPFEIHAIIGATENMIGGNAYKPDDVLISRSGVSIEVRNTDAEGRLVLADCLSYAQDLNPDLLIDMATLTGACVVGLGEYTSGLLGNNEELKLKFKNLTKPSGELFTILEFNDYLRELIKSNIADVSNTASSRYGGTTTAGLFLDKFIKPEFKDKWLHLDIAGPAYVEKAWGYNQFGATGAAVRANLYYLMALQKELEKRG, from the coding sequence ATGAAGGTAACATTATTGAATCAAAATTTTGACGCGATAAATGCGGATTTTGAATTGATTTTTATCGTCGGTGGCGACACAGCTCACCGCTTTGTCAAAGACGGCGATAAATTTGATTTTTTTGATTACAAAGGCGAGGGAAATTTGCTTTTAAGCGAGCAAAAAAGGCTATATATAGGCATAAAAGCCCTAGAATATGACCGTGTGAGAGTGGGCGTAGCGCAGGCATACAACACGCTAAAAAATCTTAAAATTTCAAATTTTAAAATCGCATTTTATGATTGCGGTTGCACGAAAAAAAGCGCAATGGCTATGGCCGAGGGCGCAGTGCTAGGCGCGTATGAGTTTAACAAATACAAAAGCGAAAAAAAATCCTACACTCTAAATGAAATTTTTATCGCTAGCGACACATACACAGGCTCTACGCTAGAAGCCGATAAAGCTGGTCGTGGCGTGAAATTTGGCACTATTATGGCGGACGCGGCGAATTTCGCCAAAAACGGCGTCAATGAAATCCCTGAAATTTACACTCCGCACAAAATGGCAGACGAGGCTGAAATTTTGGCTTCAAACTACGATGATGTCAGCGTAGCTGTGTATGATGAGAGATTTTTGGAAGAAGAGAAAATGAACGCGTTTTTGGCTGTCAATCGCGCCTCAGCTCATCGCCCACGCCTAATCCACCTTACCTACAAACCTGAAAAATGCCTTCAAAAGGTCGTTTTCGTGGGCAAGGGTTTGACCTATGATAGTGGCGGACTTAGCCTAAAACCGAGCGATTATATGCTGACAATGAAAGCCGACAAAAGTGGCGCGCTTGCAGCTATGGCGATTATCAAAGGCGCTGCTGAGCTTGATTTGCCTTTTGAAATACACGCTATCATCGGCGCTACCGAAAACATGATAGGTGGCAACGCCTACAAACCAGACGATGTGCTAATCTCTCGTTCTGGCGTGAGTATCGAGGTGCGAAACACAGACGCAGAGGGCAGGCTAGTGCTGGCTGATTGTCTAAGCTACGCTCAGGATTTAAACCCTGATTTGCTAATTGATATGGCGACACTTACAGGGGCTTGCGTAGTGGGGCTTGGCGAATACACAAGCGGACTTTTAGGAAATAATGAAGAGCTAAAATTAAAATTCAAAAATTTAACAAAACCTAGTGGTGAGCTTTTTACGATTTTAGAATTTAATGATTATTTGCGAGAACTTATCAAATCAAATATCGCAGATGTCTCAAATACAGCGTCTAGCAGATACGGTGGCACGACCACAGCGGGACTTTTTCTTGATAAATTTATCAAACCTGAATTCAAAGACAAATGGCTTCACCTCGATATCGCAGGCCCAGCCTATGTCGAAAAAGCGTGGGGATATAACCAATTCGGCGCGACAGGTGCGGCAGTTAGAGCAAATCTATACTACCTAATGGCTCTGCAAAAAGAGCTAGAAAAGAGGGGCTAA
- the apt gene encoding adenine phosphoribosyltransferase: protein MKTLSNDDKAYLFKSLRTIEDFPKPGILFYDVTTLLGDKKAFSFLLDHLVDRYKDYELDYIVGIESRGFIFGAALAARLNLAFVPIRKPKKLPYITISQKYSLEYGFDQVEMHVDAFDAVANAQNRKARVLLIDDLIATGGTAKAALDLIAQTNADCVEACFLLNLRALNDLGEFEARTKVYCVLEA from the coding sequence ATGAAAACTTTAAGCAATGATGATAAAGCTTATCTTTTTAAATCATTAAGGACTATCGAGGATTTCCCTAAACCCGGGATTTTGTTTTACGATGTAACGACACTTTTGGGCGATAAAAAGGCATTTAGCTTTTTGCTAGATCATCTCGTAGATCGCTACAAGGATTACGAGCTTGATTATATCGTAGGGATTGAGAGCAGGGGATTTATCTTTGGTGCGGCACTTGCGGCTAGGCTAAATTTGGCTTTCGTGCCGATTCGCAAACCAAAAAAACTTCCATATATCACCATTTCGCAAAAATACTCTCTCGAATACGGCTTCGATCAGGTCGAAATGCATGTCGATGCTTTTGATGCAGTTGCAAACGCGCAAAACCGCAAAGCCAGAGTGCTTTTAATCGACGATTTAATCGCTACTGGTGGCACTGCCAAAGCCGCGCTTGATTTGATCGCGCAAACAAACGCCGATTGCGTGGAAGCATGCTTTTTGCTAAATTTGCGCGCATTAAACGATCTGGGCGAATTTGAAGCAAGAACGAAAGTTTATTGTGTTTTAGAGGCTTAG
- a CDS encoding RpiB/LacA/LacB family sugar-phosphate isomerase yields MQVKKVFIAGDHASPAVKEEVKKIIANLGYEFEDLGTNDENISVDYPDFAKILADKILVESKNLASANGEQNGEIIDSTKFGIYGILICGTGIGISIAANRHTHIRCALCHDSLTARLCREHNNANVLAFGARVLGIAEIEDMIKTFFSTNFSGGRHERRVNKLGVIACDMSAK; encoded by the coding sequence ATGCAGGTAAAAAAGGTTTTTATTGCGGGCGATCACGCTTCTCCGGCTGTGAAGGAAGAGGTCAAAAAAATAATCGCAAATTTGGGCTATGAGTTCGAAGATTTGGGCACAAATGACGAAAATATCAGCGTGGATTATCCTGATTTCGCGAAAATTTTGGCTGATAAAATTTTGGTTGAAAGCAAAAATTTAGCTAGCGCAAACGGCGAGCAAAATGGCGAAATTATAGATAGCACAAAATTTGGAATTTATGGAATTTTAATTTGTGGCACAGGCATTGGGATTTCGATTGCGGCAAATCGCCACACACATATTCGTTGCGCGCTTTGCCACGATAGCTTAACTGCTAGGCTTTGCAGGGAGCATAATAACGCAAATGTGCTTGCATTTGGCGCAAGAGTGCTAGGAATCGCAGAGATTGAGGATATGATAAAGACATTTTTTAGCACAAATTTTAGCGGCGGCAGACACGAAAGACGCGTGAATAAGCTAGGCGTGATTGCCTGCGATATGAGCGCAAAATAG
- a CDS encoding DedA family protein: MEETLKEILTQYHQYAYIVLFAWCALEGEIALVLGGILAHEGHINLPLGIFVAACGAFAGDQFYFYIGRYNKNYISKKLATQRRKFAIAHLLLQRWGWILIFIQRYMYGLRMIIPMSIGITRYSAKKFAFINFISAVAWASMTMIPAWYFGKQIWQAINLIEQYWYFAIPLIAGIVFGFYKIFARLENHFINLRKDRDEGNIIESKF, translated from the coding sequence TTGGAAGAAACGCTCAAAGAAATTCTAACCCAGTATCATCAATACGCTTATATCGTGCTTTTTGCGTGGTGCGCATTAGAGGGCGAAATCGCGCTAGTTTTGGGCGGGATTTTGGCGCACGAGGGGCATATAAATTTACCACTTGGTATTTTTGTCGCGGCGTGTGGGGCGTTTGCGGGCGATCAATTTTATTTTTATATCGGCAGGTATAATAAAAATTACATTAGCAAAAAATTAGCCACCCAACGGCGCAAATTTGCTATCGCGCACCTGCTTTTACAGCGTTGGGGCTGGATTTTGATATTTATCCAGCGATATATGTATGGGCTTCGTATGATTATTCCGATGAGTATCGGCATTACTCGTTATAGTGCCAAAAAATTTGCATTTATAAATTTTATAAGCGCGGTTGCGTGGGCGAGTATGACGATGATACCTGCGTGGTATTTCGGCAAGCAAATTTGGCAAGCGATAAATTTGATCGAGCAATACTGGTATTTTGCAATACCGCTGATTGCCGGAATTGTCTTTGGGTTTTATAAAATTTTTGCAAGATTAGAAAATCATTTTATAAATTTAAGAAAGGATAGAGATGAAGGTAACATTATTGAATCAAAATTTTGA